Proteins encoded in a region of the Tribolium castaneum strain GA2 chromosome 7, icTriCast1.1, whole genome shotgun sequence genome:
- the LOC100142608 gene encoding uncharacterized protein LOC100142608 yields MSDHFRYVSTIFKLSGYLPSLKTLKTKILKYVFSPIMFTLITFIIYNFRYMHHDIFEIARTCEALSTHGHVFGRKLAVLKHANLIEQVINDRNFFWSYEKFGEKLGQRFRQKLFFRDYVMKSLSAMSVLMLAYFYLTPVFVRSVNLPQASWVPQFSHATALVYFCQVVCLSESIPVAVIIDGTFLLMGAELEIQFNLLKKTLKAVEIGQNSGQKHEEKCLKQLKICASYHDFLLKEHVKMKTIFSEFFLLQYLLSIEGLCIELFVVNKAQTWGQFALGAIYVVGIIMQSSFTFLSASNLEIEAESLADSIYDVDWYNAKDPRIRKHILFMLMKAQEPLRLTGAGLFDVNRNMLLQ; encoded by the exons ATGTCCGACCATTTCCGCTACGTCTCCACCATTTTCAAACTGAGCGGTTACCTCCCGTCCCTCAAAAccctcaaaacaaaaatcctCAAATACGTCTTTTCCCCAATCATGTTCACTCTAATAACCTTCATTATCTACAACTTTCGCTACATGCACCATGATATTTTCGAAATTGCACGAACTTGTGAAGCTCTATCAACCCATGGACAC GTTTTTGGACGCAAACTTGCAGTCCTCAAGCATGCAAATTTGATCGAACAAGTGATCAACGAtcggaattttttttggagttatgagaaatttggcgaaaagttGGGCCAAAGGTTTcggcaaaaattatttttccgaGACTATGTCATGAAAAGTTTGAGTGCAATGAGTGTTTTAATGTTGGCCTATTTTTATCTAACTCCTGTTTTTGTGAGAAGTGTTAATTTACCGCAAGCTTCATGGGTCCCACAATTTTCGCACGCCACTGCTTTGGTCTACTTTTGCCAAGTCGTGTGTCTATCAGAGAGCATCCCAGTGGCGGTGATCATAGACGGGACGTTTCTCCTCATGGGCGCCGAGCTGGAAATTCAGTTCAATCTCCTGAAAAAAACCTTAAAAGCGGTGGAAATTGGGCAAAATTCGGGCCAAAAACACGAGGAAAAATGTctaaaacaactaaaaatttgtgcctCCTATCACGATTTTTTGCtcaa GGAACACGTGAAGATGAAGAcaattttttccgaatttttcCTTCTCCAGTACTTGCTCTCAATCGAAGGGCTGTGTATTGAACTTTTCGTGGTCAATaa ggcCCAAACTTGGGGCCAGTTTGCCCTAGGGGCCATTTACGTCGTGGGGATTATCATGCAAAGCTCTTTTACTTTTCTTTCAGCCAGTAATCTCGAAATTGAA GCTGAAAGCTTAGCTGACTCGATTTACGACGTCGATTGGTATAACGCCAAAGATCCCCGCATCCGGAAACACATTTTATTCATGTTGATGAAAGCCCAAGAACCGCTCCGGCTAACCGGAGCCGGTTTATTCGACGTTAACCGGAACATGTTACTCcag
- the LOC107398777 gene encoding odorant receptor 22b-like, whose translation MGASIHYFNYFYGHSQSSKFPTSSKSLKARIFNYVLYPISCTILAFMLYNFRYMNDNIFKIARNCQSITSFGQIFTRHFIYAQHSFLLENLLKNTAKNWKYDPKNPLFGHKTWTRVILVKSLKIMSFFVVTFIIILPFFCQDIDLPQACWVPGSGHKMQLLIYFLQSVCLLEPMILLDMVDSVFLLTGVELEIQFILLRKAIKNVQISEQENQNFCMGKLKLYASYHQFLLDQHTVLKQAFSSFFFLQYLVSVQGLCVEIFVIKQASTIEQIFFSATYIVANAMFLSFAFLAASYLEIEAEALPHAIYSIDWYNGDEKLGKHVLFMLMRAQKPLILTGAGMFAVTRNALLQVYRLAFSISTLLKQV comes from the exons ATGGGCGCCAGCATCCACTACTTCAACTATTTCTACGGCCACAGCCAGTCCTCAAAATTCCCAACCTCCTCAAAATCCCTCAAAGCGCGAATCTTCAACTACGTTTTGTACCCAATTTCTTGCACAATTCTTGCCTTCATGTTGTACAATTTTCGGTACATGAAcgacaatattttcaaaatcgcCAGAAATTGCCAATCGATCACATCCTTTGGCCAG aTTTTTACGCGTCACTTCATCTACGCCCAGCACtcttttttgttagaaaaccTCCTGAAAAACACCGCAAAAAACTGGAAATATGACCCAAAAAACCCACTTTTTGGGCACAAGACCTGGACTCGTGTAATCCTCGTCAAAAGTCTCAAAATCATGTCATTTTTCGTGGTcacttttattataattttgccGTTTTTTTGCCAAGATATCGATTTGCCGCAAGCTTGCTGGGTGCCAGGTTCTGGGCACAAAATGCAACTTTTGATCTATTTTCTGCAATCGGTTTGTTTGCTCGAACCGATGATTTTGCTCGACATGGTCGATTCGGTGTTTCTTCTGACTGGAGTGGAGCTCGAAATACAGTTCATTTTATTGCGGAAAGCGATCAAAAATGTGCAAATAAGCGAGcaagaaaaccaaaatttttgtatgGGGAAATTGAAATTGTACGCATCTTATCACCAGTTTCTCTTAGA CCAACACACTGTATTGAAGCAAGCTTTTTCGTCCTTTTTCTTCCTGCAATATTTGGTGTCGGTGCAAGGACTTTGCgttgaaatttttgtgatCAAACA agcCTCAACGATcgagcaaatttttttctcagcTACTTATATTGTAGCCAATGCTATGTTTCtctcatttgcatttttagcaGCAAGTTATCTCGAAATTGAG gcTGAGGCTTTGCCTCACGCAATTTATTCAATTGATTGGTATAATGGTGACGAGAAATTAGGGAAACACGTTCTTTTTATGTTAATGAGGGCCCAAAAGCCCTTAATATTGACTGGAGCTGGAATGTTTGCAGTCACGAGAAATGCCTTACTTCAg gtTTATCGGCTTGCGTTTTCAATTTCCACgcttttaaagcaagtttaa
- the LOC657844 gene encoding tenascin, protein MKVLFISTLVFNYFYLTLSQKNGFCPKITTVTKKKSVPYFVTIREPCGNRPPLRCPPKRVRKYKTQTYLDKITTKECCKGFILLPNKLACVPYCSKKCTNSRCIQPETCLCNPGYLKHPKNKYWCTPKCSKACINGKCTAPETCTCNNNFVKDLKNKYQCNPACTKPCLNGKCIKPETCACNTGYAKDAQSNYLCKPTCSKTCTNGKCTSPETCTCNPGFTRDTKNKYLCNPTCKTACINGKCSGPETCTCNPGFIKDLKNKNLCNPVCKSACINGKCSRPEICTCNTGFIKDLKNKNQCNPACTKPCVNGKCIKPETCACNTGFVKDGRSNYLCKPTCSKTCTNGKCTSPETCTCNPGFTRDAKNKYLCNPTCKTACSNGKCSGPETCTCNPGFTKNMSNKYLCNPVCSKTCINGKCSGPESCTCNPGFTKDTSNKYLCKPVCTKPCINGKCSGPESCTCNYGYAKDATNKYLCNPVCNQACINGNCSAPETCTCNSGYTLDVKNKYGCNPVCSESCINGKCAAPESCLCNPGYKKDAKNVYWCYPVCSSPCINGQCSAPETCTCYPGFTPDAQNRHVCNPTCNQTCINGKCSSPETCSCDLGYTPDVTNKYKCNPACSKPCINGKCDAPETCTCNPGFTSDPKNRFICNPSCNKTCINGECSAPETCSCNQGFAVNSDNKYVCSPVCSHACVNGQCSAPETCACNPGYVTDTLDKYLCNPICNTTCINGKCSGPEFCTCNPGYVKNDTSVCTPHCNNECFNGYCDAPETCACNNGYKNVDNVCVSVTSDGLHEGKSLVTLLGSFMFPLIGCSLVLFVIIVITIVVIVRRRKQRLRARIEYPLYENLIRNPVFILDPRS, encoded by the exons ATgaaggttttatttatttccactctagttttcaattatttttacctgactctgtcacaaaaaaatggtttttgcCCAAAAATCACAAC tgTAACGAAAAAAAAGTCTGTCCCTTATTTTGTGACAATCCGTGAGCCTTGCGGCAACCGCCCCCCACTCCGGTGCCCCCCAAAACGTGTCAGAAAGTACAAGACACAA ACCTACTTAGATAAAATCACAACTAAAGAATGTTGTAAAGGCTTCATCCTTCTACCAAATAAACTCGCTTGTGTTCCTTATTGTTCCAAGAAATGCACTAACTCTAGATGCATTCAACCAGAAACGTGTTTGTGCAACCCTGGATATTTAAAACACCCTAAAAATAAGTACTGGTGCACCCCTAAATGTTCCAAAGCTTGTATCAATGGAAAATGCACAGCTCCGGAAACTTGTACTTGTAATAACAATTTCGTTaaagatttgaaaaataagtACCAGTGTAACCCAGCTTGTACTAAGCCTTGTCTCAATGGAAAATGCATCAAACCTGAAACTTGTGCTTGTAATACTGGTTATGCAAAAGACGCTCAAAGCAATTATTTGTGTAAACCGACTTGTAGTAAAACTTGTACTAACGGTAAGTGTACAAGTCCAGAGACTTGTACTTGTAACCCCGGCTTTACACGagatacaaaaaacaaatatttgtgcAACCCGACTTGTAAAACTGCTTGTATTAACGGCAAGTGCTCAGGACCTGAGACTTGTACTTGTAATCCCGGTTTTatcaaagatttaaaaaacaaaaacttgtgTAATCCAGTTTGCAAAAGTGCTTGTATTAACGGTAAGTGCTCAAGACCCGAAATTTGTACTTGTAATACTGGTTTCATCaaagatttgaaaaataaaaatcagtgTAACCCGGCGTGTACTAAACCTTGTGTCAATGGAAAATGCATTAAACCCGAAACTTGTGCTTGTAATACTGGTTTCGTGAAAGACGGTCGAAGCAATTATTTGTGTAAACCAACTTGTAGTAAAACTTGTACTAACGGTAAGTGTACAAGTCCCGAGACTTGTACTTGTAACCCCGGCTTTACACGAgatgcaaaaaacaaatatttgtgtAACCCGACTTGTAAAACTGCTTGTAGTAACGGCAAATGCTCAGGACCTGAGACTTGTACTTGTAATCCCGGCTTTACCAAAAATATGAGTAACAAATATTTGTGTAACCCCGTCTGTAGCAAGACTTGTATTAACGGCAAATGCTCAGGTCCTGAGTCGTGCACTTGTAATCCCGGTTTCACCAAAGACACAAGTAACAAATACTTGTGTAAACCCGTTTGTACCAAGCCTTGTATTAACGGCAAGTGCTCAGGTCCTGAGTCATGCACTTGTAATTACGGTTACGCTAAAGACGCTACGAATAAATACTTGTGTAACCCCGTTTGTAACCAAGCTTGTATTAACGGTAATTGCTCAGCTCCTGAGACGTGCACTTGCAACTCTGGTTACACCCTAGacgttaaaaacaaatatggTTGTAATCCCGTCTGTTCCGAGTCTTGTATTAACGGTAAATGCGCAGCTCCTGAGTCATGCCTTTGTAACCCTGGTTATAaaaaagatgcaaaaaatGTCTATTGGTGTTATCCAGTTTGTTCTAGTCCTTGTATTAACGGTCAATGCTCAGCTCCTGAGACTTGTACTTGTTATCCCGGCTTTACGCCAGATGCTCAGAACCGACACGTTTGTAACCCGACTTGTAACCAAACTTGTATTAACGGCAAGTGCTCATCTCCTGAGACATGTTCCTGCGATTTGGGTTACACCCCTGACGTgacaaataaatacaaatgtAACCCGGCTTGTAGTAAACCTTGTATTAACGGGAAATGTGACGCTCCTGAGACGTGCACATGTAACCCGGGTTTTACAAGCGatccaaaaaatcgttttatatGTAACCCGTCTTGTAACAAAACTTGTATTAACGGCGAGTGCTCAGCACCTGAGACGTGTTCATGTAACCAAGGTTTTGCCGTTAATAGTGACAATAAATACGTTTGTAGCCCGGTTTGTAGTCATGCTTGTGTTAACGGTCAATGCTCAGCTCCTGAGACTTGTGCTTGTAACCCTGGTTACGTAACAGACACACTTGATAAGTACTTGTGTAACCCGATTTGTAACACGACTTGTATTAACGGTAAATGCTCAGGGCCTGAGTTTTGTACTTGTAATCCCGGTTACGTTAAAAATGACACAAGTGTTTGTACCCCACATTGTAACAATGAATGTTTTAACGGTTATTGTGACGCTCCTGAGACTTGTGCTTGTAATAACGGTTACAAAAATGTTGACAATGTTTGCGTGTCTGTAACTAGCGATGGACTACACGAGGGGAAAAGCTTAGTTACGTTACTTGG GTCGTTTATGTTTCCGTTAATTGGGTGTTCGCTCGtattatttgtaataattgtgattaCAATTGTTGTAATCGTCAGGCGAAGGAAACAAAGGTTGAGGGCAAGAATCGAGTATCCACTCTACG aaaatttgaTCCGGAATCCGGTCTTTATCCTTGATCCTCGAAGCtaa
- the LOC135265229 gene encoding 15-hydroxyprostaglandin dehydrogenase [NAD(+)]-like translates to MDSVKDKVALVTGGSNGIGLAIVKELLKNGIKGVSIVDISEAPIADKRVTFIKTDVTCKKQLQAAFDKTVETYNQLDIVVNNAGIVDEFDWKRTIDINLVAVIEGTYLALQTYLPKYKSGAEGVVVNTASVLGLSPAQSTPIYCTAKHGLVGLGQSLGGEKMYEKYKVRVLTICPGLVDTALTSGNKTVPSKILFPDWLAQQFALMKPLIIKPEKIGQALIEVVKKGKTGSVWVVEGGEGLYEVVVPDRKLMKA, encoded by the exons ATGGACAGTGTCAAAGACAAAGTGGCCCTTGTGACTGGAGGCTCCAACGGCATTGGCCTAGCCATTGTCAAAGAACTGCTCAAAAATGGCATTAAA GGCGTGTCAATAGTTGACATAAGTGAAGCACCAATAGCCGACAAGCGAGTGACATTTATCAAAACAGACGTCAcgtgtaaaaaacaattacaag CCGCCTTTGACAAAACCGTCGAGACGTACAACCAACTTGACATCGTCGTCAACAATGCCGGAATCGTCGACGAATTCGACTGGAAGCGCACAATTGACATCAATCTA gtTGCCGTGATCGAAGGGACGTATTTAGCCCTTCAAACGTACCTCCCGAAGTACAAATCGGGGGCTGAGGGGGTTGTAGTTAACACAGCTTCAGTCCTAGGGCTTAGCCCCGCTCAAAGCACCCCCATTTACTGCACCGCCAAGCATGGACTTGTCGGTTTGGGGCAGTCTCTAGGGGGTGAAAAAATGTacgaaaaatacaaagttaGGGTCTTGACCATTTGTCCTGGGTTAGTTGACACTGCTTTAACCAGTGGTAACAAAACAGTGCCCAGTAAAATTCTGTTTCCTGATTGGTTGGCACAGCAGTTTGCGCTGATGAAACCTTTGATTATAAA gcCTGAAAAAATTGGACAGGCTTTGATTGAAGTGGTGAAGAAGGGGAAGACAGGCTCGGTCTGGGTGGTTGAAGGGGGGGAGGGGCTCTATGAGGTTGTGGTACCTGACAGGAAGTTAATGAAGGCTTAA
- the LOC658002 gene encoding 15-hydroxyprostaglandin dehydrogenase [NAD(+)] has product MDELKGKVALVTGGASGIGLAMVRELLKNGIKAVSVVDISENTELQDSRVTFIKTDVTCKKQLQAAFDKTVATYNQLDIVVNNAGVIDEIDWKRTIDINLVAVIEGTYLALRTYLPKYKSEAEGVIVNTASVLGLCPLQSAPIYCTSKHGVVGLGRSLGGPHIYDEYKVRIVTICPGLVDTPMTKVRPASSSKLLFPDLVHKEFEKLNKFAIKPEKVAQALIQVIKEGENGALWVVEDDEPPYEVVVPHRQSMKS; this is encoded by the exons ATGGATGAGCTAAAAGGTAAAGTAGCCCTTGTGACAGGGGGCGCAAGTGGTATTGGCCTTGCCATGGTGCGAGAGCTGCTCAAAAATGGGATAAAA gccGTATCAGTGGTTGACATAAGTGAAAATACCGAACTGCAGGACTCTAGAGTGACATTTATTAAAACGGACGTCACGTGCAAAAAACAATTGCAAG cCGCCTTTGACAAAACCGTGGCAACGTACAACCAACTTGACATTGTGGTCAACAATGCCGGAGTCATCGACGAAATCGACTGGAAACGCACAATTGACATCAATCTA gtgGCTGTGATCGAAGGGACGTATTTAGCCCTTCGGACGTACCTCCCGAAGTACAAATCGGAAGCTGAGGGGGTGATAGTCAACACGGCGTCAGTCCTAGGGCTGTGCCCCCTCCAAAGCGCCCCCATTTACTGCACCTCGAAGCATGGAGTGGTGGGTTTGGGGCGCAGTCTCGGGGGACCCCACATTTACGACGAATATAAGGTCCGTATCGTTACAATTTGTCCGGGCCTGGTGGACACTCCCATGACAAAGGTTAGACCAGCCTCCAGTAGCAAACTTTTATTCCCAGATTTGGTGCACAAAGAGTTCGAAAAGTTGAACAAATTTGCCATAAA GCCTGAAAAAGTGGCCCAGGCCCTGATTCAGGTGATAAAGGAGGGGGAGAATGGGGCTTTGTGGGTGGTGGAGGACGATGAGCCCCCTTATGAAGTCGTGGTGCCCCACAGACAATCTATGAAGAGTTAA